One window from the genome of Osmerus mordax isolate fOsmMor3 chromosome 19, fOsmMor3.pri, whole genome shotgun sequence encodes:
- the mtmr4 gene encoding LOW QUALITY PROTEIN: myotubularin-related protein 4 (The sequence of the model RefSeq protein was modified relative to this genomic sequence to represent the inferred CDS: deleted 2 bases in 2 codons): MFNEKLQLFVYKSEAARAKGKEQLNEALGSVSLTTQEPSLTQRSPNEGRREGAGKESPGYLSTALTDSMGEEGPPSLEYIQAKDLFPQKELVKEDESLQVPFPALQGEGVEHLGRADDAIIAISNYRLHIKFKDSIINACLLDPGTRTCGPAACRAPRADGPDGSESDFDSSLTGCPGPDANAAPQKLLILDARSYTAAVANRAKGGGCECEEYYPNCEVMFMGMANIHAIRNSFQSLRTVCSQIPDPDSWLSALESTRWLQHLSVMLKAATLVCSAVEREGRPVLVHCSDGWDRTPSDSGLAKILLDPFYRTLEGFQVLVETEWLDYGHKFGDRCGHQENADDVSEQCPVFLQWLDCVHQLLKQFPCLFEFNEAFLVKLAQHTYSCLYGTFLCNNGKEREARNIYKRTCSVWSLLRTGNKNFQNFLYIPGHDMVLQPVCHTRALQLWTAVYLPTSSPCTAAEDAMELYLSPSGQGEELTSRSLDRLPKTRSMDNLVSACENGVALTRTSSDPNLNKHCQEARPALEPMASMAGAGGDPAQLSPDTGLDSDDSEVEPVPHTPPSTPLKPGPSSDSSEEQGEEPCLTTQPLPSLPLPPIPLEQGLPLPLPTPILHQALPHTAIPPLPPPPLPLEAESPSRTAELSPSPPHPAEPGSPPACSSPPPSPPPHSYNGFLDAPPDLGSSGSAQLLAFKPLAPLLPMEGSTETLTDETEAAPDLPLSTRGSQDQDQDQEEEKSQAQLQDVGQPEPLPLLPPQPQPLPQAKPQAQPCSPEKDKRTEAVNGGELVPVRQRAVAATSVAGPVVPSVDCAHAARRLISQSQLTDLSLLGSHWESVQGLVQSACSTASHAGICRALQPTASAAYHSRRLAGKLLRAQGLAVTNGGQCCRREAARGASSPVQSGWLSAVKGSASAAPCGPAAAASSCRQLLAASHASPSSSGSPPPPPQAAAPAYLDDDGLPVAVDAVQQRLRQIEAGYKLEVEVLRRQVRQLQMRLESRQHGTPPSEPDVDYEDDITCLRESDDSDEEDSLSDHSEDRFSEGSWDRVEQKDTEVSPHSLLQVTRWVPDHMASHCFNCDCEFWMAKRRHHCRNCGNVFCKDCCHLKLPIPDQQLYDPVLVCNTCHDQLLESRNREIRSQQLKKPIATASS; encoded by the exons GGTGAAGAGGGGCCCCCCAGTCTGGAGTACATCCAGGCCAAGGACCTGTTCCCCCAGAAGGAGCTGGTGAAGGAGGACGAGAGCCTTCAG GTGCCGTTCCCAGCGCTTCAGGGGGAAGGGGTGGAGCACCTGGGCCGAGCCGATGACGCCATCATCGCCATCTCCAACTACAGGCTCCACATCAAATTCAAGGACTCCATCATCAAT GCCTGTCTGCTGGACCCAGGGACCCGCACCTGCGGGCCGGCCGCCTGCAGAGCC CCCCGCGCAGACGGGCCGGACGGCTCCGAGAGCGACTTTG actcCTCTCTGACAGGATGCCCAGGCCCTGATGCCAATGCTGCGCCACAGAAGCTGCTGATCCTGGACGCCCGCTCCTACACCGCTGCAGTGGCCAACCGTGCCAAGGGCGGAGGCTGCGAGTGTGAGG aGTATTACCCCAACTGTGAGGTGATGTTCATGGGCATGGCTAACATCCACGCCATCAGGAACAGTTTCCAGTCCCTGAGGACGGTCTGCAGCCAGATCCCAGACCCGG ACAGCTGGCTCTCAGCTCTGGAGAGCACCCGTTGGCTGCAGCACCTGTCCGTCATGCTGAAGGCAGCCACTCTGGTGTGCTCggcggtggagagggagggtcgTCCCGTCTTGGTGCATTGTTCTGATGGGTGGGACCGCACCCCCTCAGATAGTGGCCTGGCCAAGATCCTGCTGGACCCCTTCTACAGGACACTAGAG GGCTTCCAGGTGCTGGTGGAGACCGAGTGGTTGGACTACGGTCACAAGTTTGGCGACCGCTGCGGTCACCAGGAGAACGCCGACGACGTGAGCGAGCAGTGCCCCGTCTTCCTGCAGTGGCTGGACTGTGTCCACCAGCTGCTCAAGCAGTTCCCCTGCCTGTTTGAGTTCAACGAGGCCTTCCTG GTCAAGCTGGCCCAGCACACGTACTCGTGTCTGTACGGGACGTTCCTCTGCAACAACGGCAAGGAGCGCGAGGCGCGCAACATCTACAAGCGCACCTGCTCCGTCTGGTCCCTGCTCCGCACCGGGAACAAGAACTTCCAGAACTTTCTCTACATCCCCGGTCACGACATG GTGCTGCAGCCGGTATGTCACACGCGGGCGCTGCAGCTGTGGACGGCCGTCTACctgcccacctcctccccctgcacggCCGCCGAGGACGCCATGGAGCTGTACCTGTCCCCCAgcgggcagggagaggagctcACCTCACGCTCCCTCGACAG GCTTCCCAAGACCCGCTCCATGGACAACCTGGTGTCGGCGTGTGAGAACGGGGTGGCCCTCACCCGCACCTCCAGCGACCCCAACCTGAACAAGCACTGCCAGGAGGCCCGGCCCGCCCTCGAGCCCATGGCCTCCATGGCAGGAGCCGGCGGGGACCCCGCGCAGCTCAGCCCGGACACGGGCCTGGACAGCGACGACTCGGAGGTGGAGCCTGTCCCCCACACcccgccctccacccctctgaagCCAGGGCCGAGTTCAGACAGctcggaggagcagggggaggagccctgtctcaccacacagcccctcccctctctgcccctccctcctatcCCCCTAGAGCAgggcctccccctgcccctccccacgCCCATCCTGCACCAGGCCCTGCCCCACACggccatcccccctctcccaccccctcccctgccgcTAGAGGCTGAGAGCCCCTCCAGGACTGCAGAGCTCAGCCCCTCCCCGCCCCACCCTGCAGAACCAGGCTCACCCCCTGCCTGCAGcagccctcctccttctcctcctccacacagctACAACGGCTTCCTGGACGCCCCTCCTGACCTTGGCTCCTCTGGGTCAGCCCAGCTGCTGGCCTTCAAACCGCTGGCCCCGCTGCTCCCCATGGAGGGCTCCACTGAGACGCTCACAGACGAGACCGAGGCCGCCCCAGACCTGCCCCTCAGCACGAGAGggagccaggaccaggaccaggaccaggaagaggagaagtCCCAGGCCCAGCTTCAGGATGTCGGTCAGCCTGAGCCTCTGCCCCTGCTcccgccccagcctcagcccctgccccaggcaAAGCCTCAGGCCCAGCCCTGCTCGCCAGAGAAGGACAAGAGAACCGAGGCCGTAAACGGGGGCGAGCTGGTGCCTGTAAGGCAGCGGGCGGTAGCAGCCACCTCCGTAGCCGGGCCGGTGGTGCCCTCGGTGGACTGCGCCCACGCAGCCCGGCGCCTCATCTCCCAGAGCCAGCTGACGGACCTGTCTCTGCTGGGCTCCCACTGGGAGAGCGTCCAGGGCCTGGTCCAGTCGGCATGCAGCACCGCCAGCCACGCGGGCATCTGCCGCGCCCTGCAGCCCACCGCCAGCGCCGCCTACCACAGCCGGCGGCTGGCGGGGAAGCTGCTGAGGGCCCAGGGCCTGGCCGTCACCAACGGGGGCCAGTGCTGCCGCAGGGAGGCGGCGCGC GGGGCCAGCAGCCCCGTCCAGTCGGGCTGGCTGTCGGCGGTCAAGGGCTCGGCCTCCGCCGCTCCCTGCGGCCCCGCCGCCGCTGCCTCCTCCTGCCGACAGCTCCTCGCGGCCTCGCACGCCTCGCCCTCGTCCTCGGGctccccgccgccccccccccaggcggCGGCGCCGGCCTACCTGGACGACGACGGGCTGCCGGTCGCCGTGGACGCGGTGCAGCAGCGCCTGCGGCAGATCGAGGCGGGCTAcaagctggaggtggaggtgctgCGGCGGCAGGTGCGCCAGCTGCAGATGAGGCTGGAGAGCAGGCAGCATGGCACGCCGCCCTCCGAGCCCGACGTCGACTACGAGGACGACATT ACGTGTCTGCGGGAGTCGGATGACAGTGACGAGGAGGACTCTCTGTCTGACCACAGCGAGGACCGCTTCTCCGAGGGCAGCTGGGACCGTGTGGAGCAGAAGGACACAGAGGTCAGCCCTCATAGTCTGCTTCAg gtcacgAGGTGGGTCCCTGACCACATGGCTTCCCATTGTTTCAACTGTGACTGTGAGTTCTGGATGGCCAAGAGACGTCATCATTGCAG GAACTGTGGCAACGTGTTCTGTAAAGACTGCTGCCACCTGAAGCTGCCCATCCCAGACCAACAGCTGTATGACCCGGTGCTGGTGTGCAACACCTGCCACGACCAGCTGCTGGAGTCCCGGAACCGTGAGATCCGCAGCCAACAGCTCAAGAAGCCCATCGCCACCGCCTCCAGCTGA